Proteins encoded in a region of the Marmota flaviventris isolate mMarFla1 chromosome 3, mMarFla1.hap1, whole genome shotgun sequence genome:
- the Dcp1b gene encoding mRNA-decapping enzyme 1B isoform X2, with product MWKEPYLCTQVSIYGIWFYDKEECQRIAELMKNLTQYEQLKAHQGAAAGISPVMPNSGEGKEVDILRMLTKAKDEYTKYKTCSEPKQITSSSAIYDNPNLIKPIPVKPSDNQQQLIPQPSQTLDPEPQHLSLTALFGKQDKAICPETVALPQTPQQQQQQQQQQQQQEKFPVRQGVVRSLSYKEPRRQSPLMEKQLCPAIQKLMIRNTDLHPLSELPEQRPCENGSSYSAREIIPGPLQPGSPHNVRTSHAGHSTSRTHNLLEKLQSTPGAVNTYDLSTPGPVSPAAPNSSRTFSAATPVTPAKDLAQPQLVYFNGSLPPQMLGHQAHGKGQSTLPRQMLPVSDSQTSSPGVISPQELLRKLQVVQQEQQLQTSHRPALAAKFPVVTQSSRTGKPLEPWINRTSSTEKHAPLLQVISPQRTPATVAPSLLMSPMVFTKASGTPPRERDNGLLFLGGQESPAAPTSLLLPLQNPEPSVVAGSPLTRLQLQEALLYLVQNDDNFLNIIYEAYLFSMTQAALKKTM from the exons TGTCCATTTATGGAATTTGGTTTTACGATAAGGAAGAATGCCAAAGAATTGCAGAGCTTATGAAAAA CCTAACTCAGTATGAACAGTTGAAAGCCCATCAGGGAGCTGCAGCAGGAATTTCCCCAGTGATGCCCAATTCTGGAGAGGGCAAAGAAGTAGATATCTTACGAATGCTTACCAAAGCCAAAGATGAATACACAAAG TATAAAACCTGTTCTGAGCCAAAACAGATAACGAGTTCATCTGCCATCTATGATAACCCTAATCTCATCAAACCAATCCCAGTAAAACCCAGTGACAACCAGCAGCAGCTCATACCTCAGCCCAGCCAG acCTTAGACCCTGAACCCCAACACTTATCCTTGACAGCTCTGTTTGGGAAGCAGGACAAAGCTATCTGTCCAGAAACTGTAGCACTCCCCCAAACTCCCcagcaacaacagcagcagcagcagcagcagcaacagcaagaGAAATTTCCAGTTAGGCAGGGAGTTGTACGCTCCCTGTCCTATAAGGAGCCCAGAAGGCAGTCACCTCTCATGGAGAAGCAGCTTTGTCCAGCCATTCAAAAACTCATGATCAGAAACACGGACCTGCACCCACTGTCAGAGCTGCCTGAACAGAGGCCCTGTGAGAATGGAAGCTCCTATTCTGCCAGGGAAATTATTCCTGGACCTCTCCAGCCAGGGTCTCCCCATAACGTCAGGACTTCACATGCTGGGCACAGCACTTCCAGAACGCACAACCTGTTAGAGAAGCTCCAGAGTACCCCAGGGGCAGTGAACACGTATGACCTTAGTACACCAGGCCCTGTGAGCCCAGCTGCCCCCAACAGCAGCAGAACCTTCTCTGCTGCCACTCCTGTGACTCCAGCCAAGGATCTGGCCCAGCCACAATTGGTGTATTTCAATGGCTCCCTTCCACCTCAGATGCTAGGACATCAGGCTCATGGAAAGGGACAGTCCACCCTGCCAAGACAAATGCTCCCTGTCTCTGACAGTCAGACGAGCAGCCCTGGAGTGATCTCCCCCCAGGAGTTACTGAGAAAGCTCCAAGTTGTACAACAGGAGCAGCAGCTACAGACCTCTCACCGTCCAGCCTTGGCAGCCAAGTTCCCTGTGGTGACCCAGAGCTCTAGGACAGGCAAACCCTTGGAGCCATGGATCAACAGGACATCCAGCACAGAGAAGCATGCTCCTCTTTTGCAG GTCATCTCACCTCAGCGCACTCCTGCTACAGTGGCTCCTTCTCTGCTCATGTCCCCCATGGTGTTCACAAAAGCCTCCGGCACCCCACCGAGGGAGAGGGATAATGGGCTCTTGTTCCTGGGAGGCCAGGAATCGCCTGCTGCCCCtaccagcctcctcctgcccctgcagaACCCGGAGCCCTCTGTGGTAGCTGGCAGCCCACTCACCAGGCTGCAGCTCCAAGAAGCACTGCTATATCTGGTTCAG aatgacGACAACTTCTTAAATATAATCTATGAAGCCTATCTCTTCAGCATGACACAAGCAGCCCTGAAAAAGACTATGTGA